aacgtgttgctacaaatgtggatgatcgaacacctatgtcgtcgtcctcaatttatgagttatgggtcgacagagaaaacatgcatagaggaattttctacGAGGGTTGATGGAAATAGcttgccagaaggggtcacagagtggATAGCGCGCCTCCGTTCCGTCATTGCaagccaaatagagtggacatttggatggctgcctgtggatgaaatcatatatatgccagccactggaccccatttcctttttatgggactcaggagtatccagccctatgccccgtatcgagttttgaggcagttgggaagatgccaaatagttccgaaagatgaagatcttagtggccaagtggTCGAGATCGGGCCTAACGGACAATTTCAcgaagcagcagtccgccaaatttggagcgagtgtcaatacttaacggcAAATACAAGTGTACGTGATCGGTAcaaaggtgaagtttcgccgggataccttgcttggaaTAGGAGAGAAATCAAGTTTGGGAGGCCGGCCaagagaccccatctccaggagttcatcggggcgtcgcaagaacagtgggattggttggctaaagaacatgagtacagggccacaatacgCAGATTGGAGAAGCAAGTCATGGAGTTGCAGTTTGAGAAAGATCTACAGGTCGCCGTAGATGAGGGGGAGAAAAAGAAACTagctaaagaaaatgaggcccttcgagcccaaattcaaaagatgaaaatagctgcaaaaaaccccgcccgaagagccaaagatgaaaaacttatagataACCTGAGGCGGAAAGTGGGCGAATATAATTTTGAtatgaacaaagcagaaagtgaattaACCAGGGCTCGAAAACAATTGGCCGAAAACTCGGCAGAACGAGCACGTCTGGTTAAGCAGCTGAAAGAAaagtatgacaatgaggttgcaggGCTAAATAAAAGGGTCATCACcgaagaaaacaaaatgatcaaacaggcaaaagacttcagggttgaaagggaacattgttatacgaccttggcgcaattagaaatagacttgcaacaacttcaggagcagaatcatatGGCTGACCAAACTTTGGAAgacagggcccagcagattgggcgtttgttacaagaaaaaggcatCATaggagagagaattagaaacatcgccgactacatcgttatgaagtgccagatctgtgaggatatgactcgcactaccttcttcgcagcagtgatgacatttgttaagcagata
This genomic stretch from Nicotiana sylvestris chromosome 9, ASM39365v2, whole genome shotgun sequence harbors:
- the LOC138878025 gene encoding uncharacterized protein is translated as MELQFEKDLQVAVDEGEKKKLAKENEALRAQIQKMKIAAKNPARRAKDEKLIDNLRRKVGEYNFDMNKAESELTRARKQLAENSAERARLVKQLKEKYDNEVAGLNKRVITEENKMIKQAKDFRVEREHCYTTLAQLEIDLQQLQEQNHMADQTLEDRAQQIGPVMTFVKQIMSDLDRLQRDLAYRPATRLNDVLWAPRALMYS